The following proteins are encoded in a genomic region of Heliangelus exortis chromosome 7, bHelExo1.hap1, whole genome shotgun sequence:
- the KAZALD1 gene encoding kazal-type serine protease inhibitor domain-containing protein 1 translates to MFETKPLRSSCLVLSLLSLHWACLQLGEAFPSTSDYLQRGWQRLLEEGEGCAECRPEECPMPRGCLAGTVRDACDCCWECANLEGQICDLDNTNYFYGKCGEHLECRLDAGDLQRGEVPEPQCVCLSHLALCGSDGKTYTQICRFLEAARAHPDANLTVAHEGPCESEPKIISPPYDTWNVTGQDVIFGCEVFAYPMASIEWRKDGTEMLLPGDDPHISVQFRGGPQKYEVTGWLQIQGVQVTDEGTYRCFARNRVGEVVALASLTVLTPDQLNLTGFSLPKPRTMPEDYGESEEDYY, encoded by the exons ATGTTTGAAACCAAGCCCCTGAGATCCTCTTGCCTCGTGCTTTCCTTGCTCTCCTTGCACTGGGCTTGCCTCCAGCTGGGCGAGGCTTTTCCCAGCACCTCTGATTACCTCCAGCGGGGCTGGCAGCGgctgctggaggaaggggaaggctGCGCCGAGTGCCGGCCAGAGGAGTGCCCGATGCCGCGCGGGTGCCTGGCTGGCACAGTGCGGGATGCCTGTGACTGCTGCTGGGAGTGCGCCAACTTGGAGGGACAAATCTGTGACCTGGACAACACCAACTACTTCTATGGCAAGTGTGGGGAGCACCTGGAATGCCGGCTGGACGCTGGGGACCTGCAGCGTGGAGAGGTGCCCGAGCCCCAGTGCGTCTGCCTCTCCCACCTGGCCCTCTGCGGCTCTGATGGCAAAACCTACACCCAGATATGCAGGTTCCTGGAGGCTGCCCGTGCCCACCCTGATGCCAACCTCACCGTGGCCCACGAGGGGCCCTGCGAGTCAG AGCCCAAGATCATCTCTCCTCCCTATGACACATGGAACGTCACCGGACAGGATGTCATCTTTGGCTGTGAGGTCTTTGCTTACCCCATGGCATCGATTGAGTGGAGGAAGGATggcacagagatgctgctgcctggagatGACCCCCACATTTCTGTTCAG TTCAGAGGTGGCCCTCAGAAATACGAAGTGACAGGCTGGCTCCAGATCCAGGGCGTGCAGGTGACGGATGAAGGCACCTACCGCTGCTTCGCCAGGAACAGGGTTGGGGAGGTGGTGGCATTAGCCAGCCTGACTGTCCTGACACCAG ACCAGCTCAACCTGACAGGCTTTTCCCTGCCAAAGCCCAGAACGATGCCTGAGGACTACGGGGAGAGTGAGGAGGACTATTACTAG